A stretch of DNA from Gimesia chilikensis:
ATGCGAAACAGCCAGGTCGAAAATTTCGCCTTCGGCTCATACTTGTCGCGTGATCGATAAATCCGCAGAAACACTTCCTGCGCCAGATCTTCTGCTGCCTCCTGATTGCCCAGCAAATGGCAAAAGATGCCGACGATGCGGTCCTGGTACGCTGCTACCAGCTCAGTGAACGCACCTTCATCGCCGCCCTTGGCGCGCAGCATCAGCTGTACGTCAGGGTCCCGTAAGTATGGTGAATTCATGATCTCAGTAGTAACCACAGCTGACTTCAGGCTCCCCTCTATGAGGCCAGTTGCCCCACGTGTATTAAACACACAGCGTAACACAAAGTTTCTCTCAGAGTTTGGGAGAAACCCGCTTTTTAACTGTTTCGCTGCACGATTCTAACGGTTATCGTCGCTAAACCCGGCAGTGAACACAAGCTGTTCCCGAATGAAAATTGCATTTCGGATCCGCATTCCCTGCCGTATTTTATTTTAGCAGGTAGTCGCCCACAGTGGCCTGGTTATGATAACATAGTGTCTTCCGACTGATTTTCTGACCTGGTTTCTCGCCTCCTGCCAGTCCCCTGAACCCGCCGAGGACGGTCCATGACGTTAAATTCGCTCCCTTTGAGTTATTGCACGAACGTGCATCCCGGCCTGACAACCGCGGAGATTCTGCAGAAACTCGATGAATTTACCCTGCCGATTCAAGAGCAGCTGGGATCCCCGCTGGCCGCCGGTCTCTGGCTGGCGCAACCGGTGATCGAGGAAATCCTCTCAGAGCCAGAAGGCATCGCCCGCTTCGCCGAACAGCTGCAGCAGCGCAACCTGACCTGCTACACGCTCAACGCGTTCCCCTACGGCAATTTTCACAGCGAACGCGTCAAAGAGAATGTCTACCTCCCCGACTGGACAGAGCCCGAACGGCTGGAATACACCAAAGGCTGCGCCCGCGTCCTGGCGGCACTGTTGCCCGAGGGAGTCGAAGGCAGCATCTCCACGGTCCCCCTGGGCTTCAAAGGCTTCGAGCATCCCCGCGACTTCAGTCAACAATGCGTCGACCAGCTGATTGAGCTGGCCGTCTTTCTGAAACAGCTTCAGGACGAAACCGGACGCACCATTCGCCTGGCCATCGAACCCGAACCGTTCTGCGTGATTGAATTCACCCACGAACTGATCGTCTATTTCGAACGGCTCTACGAACGGGCCGCCGACAAACAGCTGCTGGGCGTGGTCCGCGAATTTATCGGGGCCTGCTACGATATCTGTCACCAGGCCGTCGAATTCGAAGACATTCCCGGCTCGATCCGGCAGATCACTCACGCGGAAATCCGCATCAACAAAATTCATATTTCCAACGCCATCGAACTCAACGATCCCTGGAATAACAAAGCAGGCCGCACGCAGCTCGCAGACTACGCCGAGCCCCGCTACCTGCACCAGACCATCATCAACCTCAAGAACGGCGACCTGCTCCGCATCCCCGACCTCGACCGCGACTTCCTGCTCGATCCGCATCCCCGTCTGCAGGAAACCGAACGCCTGCGAGTGCACTTCCACGTGCCCGTCGACGCGCAGACCCTGGGGTCGCTGGGAACCACACACCGCGAACTGAAACAGGCACTGGCCACGGTCAAGGAACTCGACTACGCGCCGCACCTCGAAGTGGAAACCTATACCTGGGAAGTCCTGCCCGGCGATCAGAAACCATCGCTGGTCGACGGATTGACGCGCGAACTGCAGGCCGCCCGCAAACTGATTGATTCGCTTTAATCAACTGAAGTCAACTATCATGCGTGAGCTATTACTCGAACTCGAACAGGCCGTCCA
This window harbors:
- the eboE gene encoding metabolite traffic protein EboE: MTLNSLPLSYCTNVHPGLTTAEILQKLDEFTLPIQEQLGSPLAAGLWLAQPVIEEILSEPEGIARFAEQLQQRNLTCYTLNAFPYGNFHSERVKENVYLPDWTEPERLEYTKGCARVLAALLPEGVEGSISTVPLGFKGFEHPRDFSQQCVDQLIELAVFLKQLQDETGRTIRLAIEPEPFCVIEFTHELIVYFERLYERAADKQLLGVVREFIGACYDICHQAVEFEDIPGSIRQITHAEIRINKIHISNAIELNDPWNNKAGRTQLADYAEPRYLHQTIINLKNGDLLRIPDLDRDFLLDPHPRLQETERLRVHFHVPVDAQTLGSLGTTHRELKQALATVKELDYAPHLEVETYTWEVLPGDQKPSLVDGLTRELQAARKLIDSL